In Afipia sp. P52-10, the sequence CTCGCTCACCGCGCGACCTTCAGCGTCGCCAGCATCGCCTGCACCGCGTCCATCGCCGCGCGCAGCTTCTCCGGGTCGCGCGAACGCACCACCAGGTTGGTGTTCGGCTTCTTCTCCTCGTCGAGGAACGGATAGCTGCCGATCACCGTATCCGGATGCGCCTCTTGAATCTCCCGCAGCGGCGTGCCGATGTCGCCCTCGCGCGCATTGGCCTTGACACTTTCCGACAGCATGCGCGGGCCCGAGCGCAGCTTCGGCGCGACGATGTCCATCATCGCCTGCATGATCGAGGGCACGCCCGCCATGGTGATGACGTTGCCGATCCAGAAGCCCGGCGCCATGATGGTGGCGCTTTCCACCAGCGCCGCGCCGTCCGGTACCCGTGCCATCCGCAACCGCGCCTCGTTCAGGTCAGCGCCGAAGCGCTTCTTGAAGCGCTCCACCACATCCGGGTGATAGTTGATGCCAACGCCGAACGCCTTCGCCACGCTGTCGGCGGTGATGTCGTCGTGGGTCGGACCGATGCCGCCGGTGGTGAACACGTAATCGAAGCGCTTGCGCAGCGCATTCAGCGCATCGACGATCTCCTGCTCCTCGTCGGGGACGACGCGGACTTCCTTCAGGTCGATGCCGATATTGGTCAGATACTCGGCGATGAAGCCGATGTTCTTGTCTTTGGTCCGGCCGGACAGGATCTCGTCGCCGATCACCAGAATGCCCGCCGTGACGATCTCGCTCATCGAACCTGCTCCTTGAACGTCCATTCAACCTTTGCGCCGCAGCAAGCGCAATGCCCGGCTTGCGGCGATATGCCTGTGCAAACGGCAGCCCGCCGCCCATTCATGCGGCATTGCCGTCGGCATCATAGACCAATAGCCTTCAAACCATGCATATCGCGCTGGCCCATCCCTTGCTACCATTGCCTTGCGGCCATCCACGCTCAAGATGACTTGAGGGGCGCGATGACTGAAGGGGGACGTGTCTGACGGCTTATGGTAGTAGCGTACGATGAGATGAATAAGCCTGATGGCGCTTTGCGTCAGGCCTATGAAGAACTCTCGCTCTGGCTCAAGGAGACGCCGCCGGACGCTTTGGAATATCGCCGCAAGGAGGCGGAACTGCTGTTCCGGCGGATCGGCATCACCTTCGCGGTTTACGGAGAGGCAGAGGCACAGGAACGGCTGATCCCCTTCGACGTGATCCCGCGGATCATCTCGGCGAAGGAATGGGCGATTCTGGATCGCGGCCTGAAGCAGCGCGTCAAGGCGCTGAACATGTTCCTGAGCGACATCTACCATGGCCGCGACATCCTGCGTGCCGGGCTGATCCCCGAGGACCTGATCTACCAGAACCCGGTGTTCCGGCCCGAAATGAACGGCCAGGACGTGCCGCACGATATCTATGTCCACATTGCCGGGATCGACATCGTCCGCGTCGATCCCGAGAAGTTCTACGTGCTGGAGGACAACGCCCGCACCCCGTCCGGGGTCTCCTACATGCTGGAGAACCGCGAGATCATGATGCGGCTGTTCCCGGACCTGTTCGCCCGGCACAGGGTGGCGCCGGTGGAGAACTACACCGACGAGCTGCTGTCGGCGCTGCGCTCGGTCGCGCCTGCGACCGCCACCGCCGAGCCCACCGTCGCGCTGCTCACGCCCGGCATCTACAACTCCGCCTATTACGAACACTCGTTCCTCGCCGACAAGCTCGGCATCGAGCTGGTCGAGGGGCGCGACCTGCTCGTCAAGGACGAGGAGGTGTTCATGCGCACGACCGAAGGGCTGAAGCGCGTGGACGTGATCTACCGCCGCCTCGATGACGACTTCCTCGATCCCCTCGCCTTCCGCCCCGACTCGATGCTCGGCGTGCCCGGATTGATGACCGCCTATGCGGCCGGCAACGTCACGCTGGCCAATGCGGTCGGCACCGGCATCGCCGACGACAAGGCGGTCTACAGCTACATGCCGGAGATCGTGAAGTTCTATCTCGGCGAGCAGCCGATCCTGAACAACGTGCCGACCTGGCGCTGCCGGCATCAGGACGATTTGCAATACGTGCTCGACAACCTGCACGAGTTGGTGGTCAAGGAGGTGCACGGCTCCGGCGGCTACGGCATGCTGATCGGCCCGGCCGCCACCAAGGAGGCGATCGCCGCTTTCCGTGACAAGCTGAAGAACCAGCCGGACAACTTCATCGCCCAGCCGACGCTTGCGCTCTCCACCTGCCCGATCGCGACCGACAAGGGCCTGGCGCCGCGCCATGTCGATCTGCGGCCGTTCGTGCTGACCGGGCGCGAGCACACCGCGATCGTGCCCGGCGGGCTGACGCGGGTGGCGCTCAAGGAAGGTTCGCTCGTCGTCAATTCCAGTCAGGGCGGCGGCACCAAGGATACCTGGGTGCTGGACGAATGAGCATGATCGCGACAAGTGGATACCGGTTCTCGGACCAGACCATGCTCGAGCAAAGATAACCGCATGCTCTCACGCACCGCCGAAAACCTGTACTGGCTCGCCCGCTACGTCGAACGGGCCGAATACCTCGCCCGCACCCTCGACGCGACACTGCGCGCCACCGCGCTGCCGAGCGCCTATGGCGGCAAGAGCAACGAATGGGAATCGGCGCTGGCCACCGCCGGTGTCGACCACGAATTCCATGCGCTGTTCGAGGAGGCGAACGAAAGAACCGTGGTCGAGTATCTGGCCTTCTCGCCCGACAACCCGTCCTCGATCCGCAACTGCATCGAGATCGCGCGGCTGAACTCGCGCTCGGTCCGCACCGCGCTGACCGGCGAGATGTGGGACACCATCAATGGCGCCTGGATCGAGCTGCAGCAGGTCTGGACCAATGCGCCGCGCACGCGCGACAACCTCTCCCGCTTCCTGCGCTTCGTGCAGGAGACCTCGCTGCGGTTCGATGGCTCCGCCTATCGCACCATGCTGCGCAACGACGCCTACTGGTTCTCGCGGCTCGGCCTGCATCTGGAGCGCGCCGACAACACCGCGCGCATTCTCGATGTGAAATACCACATGCTGCTGCCGGAGAAGGAGCATGTCGGCGGCCCGCTCGACTACTATCAGTGGACCTCGATCCTGCGCTCGGTGTCGGCGCTCACCGCGTATCACTGGGTCTATCGCGAGACGCTGAAGCCGTGGCTGATCGCGGACCTGCTGATCCTCAACAACTCGCTGCCGCGCTCGCTGGCAAGCTGCTACGAGAACCTCGTCCGCAACCTCGACCAGATCGGCGTCGCCTATGGCCGTCAGGGCCCGGCGCAGCGGCATGCGCGCGGCATCCGCAACCGGCTCGAACGCAGCGACATGGACACCGTCTTCCAGCACGGGCTGCACGAATTCATCGAGGAGTTCATCGGCGACAATGCCCGGCTCGGCGATATCATCTCCAAGCAGTATCTGACCTGAAGATCGTTCATGCGCCTGCGGATCTCCCACGAAACCACCTTCGCCTACGATCCGCCCGCCCCCGGCGTCATCCAGGTGCTGCGGCTGACGCCCGGCAACCACGACGGCCAGTATGTCGCCGACTGGAACATCGATCTGTCGGTCGATACCAAGCTCGATATGCAGCACGATGCCTTCGGCAACGTTACCCATGTCTTCACCCACATGCCGGGTGGCACTCCGCTGGAAAGCCTCACCGTGCAGGTGTCGGGGCTGGTGGAGACGCAGGACACCGGCGGTGTGCTGAAGGGCACTGTCGAGCGCTTTCCGCCCGGCTTCTTCCTGCGCACCACGCCGCTCACCGAAGCCAGCGCCGAGATGCGGACGTTCACCCGCGACCTTCAGACGAAAGCCGACAGCGACACGCTGCGTTTCCTGCACACGCTGCTGACGCAACTCGGCGCACGCATGACGTTGACGACGGATCCAACGAGCCCAGGAACCACCGCCATCGACGCGTTCGAGGCGCGGCGCGGCGTCTATCAGGACTACGCGCATGTGTTTGCAGCCTGCGCGCGCGCCGTCCACATTCCGACCCGTTACGTTTCGGGACATCTGTACCGGCCGAACGGCGGCACCGGGCCAAACGCCGGCCACGGCTGGACCGAAGCTTATGTGCCGGACCTCGGCTGGGTCGGTTTCGATCCCGTAAACGGCATCTGCACGACGGATGCCCACGCGCGGATTGCGATCGGCCTCGACTATCTGGGCGCAGCCCCCGTGCGTGGCACGCGCTACGGCGGCGGCAGCGAAACGGCGTCGGTGGCGGTAACCGTCGCCCAGGCCGGGCGGCACAGCCAGTAGCCTCGCGATGCCTGGCACGCCGGTTCTGATTCCATCGGCGGCGGAAATGCTCTAGAACCCCCGGGCAACGACAGGGGTTTGGAATGACTTATTGCTGCGGCATTCTGGTGCGCGAAGGGCTGGTGATGATCGCCGACACCCGCACCAATGCCGGCCTCGACAACATCTCGACCTTCCGCAAGCTGCACATCTTCGAGAATCCCGGCGAGCGGATCATGGCGGTCGCGACCGCCGGCAACCTCGCCATCAGCCAGTCGGTGCTCTCGACCCTGAGCGAAGGCGTGGAAAATCCGGAGACCGGTGAGCTCGAAACGCTGATGAACGCGCCGACCATGTTCAAGGCGGCACAGCGGATCGGCGCAGCGATCCGCCAGATCAGCGCCACCGAAGGCAAGGCGCTGCAAAGCGAGGACATCAACTTCGACGTGTCGTTCCTGTTCGGCGGCCAGATCATGGGCGGCCGCATGCGCCTGTTCATGGTGTACCCGGCCGGCAACTTCATCGAATGCACCACCGACACGCCCTACCTGCAGATCGGCGAGCACAAGTACGGCAAGCCGGTGCTCGACCGCGCCATCTCCTACGACGTCGATGTCTACGACGCGCTGAAGATCGGCTT encodes:
- a CDS encoding alpha-E domain-containing protein; translated protein: MLSRTAENLYWLARYVERAEYLARTLDATLRATALPSAYGGKSNEWESALATAGVDHEFHALFEEANERTVVEYLAFSPDNPSSIRNCIEIARLNSRSVRTALTGEMWDTINGAWIELQQVWTNAPRTRDNLSRFLRFVQETSLRFDGSAYRTMLRNDAYWFSRLGLHLERADNTARILDVKYHMLLPEKEHVGGPLDYYQWTSILRSVSALTAYHWVYRETLKPWLIADLLILNNSLPRSLASCYENLVRNLDQIGVAYGRQGPAQRHARGIRNRLERSDMDTVFQHGLHEFIEEFIGDNARLGDIISKQYLT
- a CDS encoding circularly permuted type 2 ATP-grasp protein, with translation MVVAYDEMNKPDGALRQAYEELSLWLKETPPDALEYRRKEAELLFRRIGITFAVYGEAEAQERLIPFDVIPRIISAKEWAILDRGLKQRVKALNMFLSDIYHGRDILRAGLIPEDLIYQNPVFRPEMNGQDVPHDIYVHIAGIDIVRVDPEKFYVLEDNARTPSGVSYMLENREIMMRLFPDLFARHRVAPVENYTDELLSALRSVAPATATAEPTVALLTPGIYNSAYYEHSFLADKLGIELVEGRDLLVKDEEVFMRTTEGLKRVDVIYRRLDDDFLDPLAFRPDSMLGVPGLMTAYAAGNVTLANAVGTGIADDKAVYSYMPEIVKFYLGEQPILNNVPTWRCRHQDDLQYVLDNLHELVVKEVHGSGGYGMLIGPAATKEAIAAFRDKLKNQPDNFIAQPTLALSTCPIATDKGLAPRHVDLRPFVLTGREHTAIVPGGLTRVALKEGSLVVNSSQGGGTKDTWVLDE
- a CDS encoding transglutaminase family protein, with protein sequence MRLRISHETTFAYDPPAPGVIQVLRLTPGNHDGQYVADWNIDLSVDTKLDMQHDAFGNVTHVFTHMPGGTPLESLTVQVSGLVETQDTGGVLKGTVERFPPGFFLRTTPLTEASAEMRTFTRDLQTKADSDTLRFLHTLLTQLGARMTLTTDPTSPGTTAIDAFEARRGVYQDYAHVFAACARAVHIPTRYVSGHLYRPNGGTGPNAGHGWTEAYVPDLGWVGFDPVNGICTTDAHARIAIGLDYLGAAPVRGTRYGGGSETASVAVTVAQAGRHSQ
- a CDS encoding peptidase, yielding MTYCCGILVREGLVMIADTRTNAGLDNISTFRKLHIFENPGERIMAVATAGNLAISQSVLSTLSEGVENPETGELETLMNAPTMFKAAQRIGAAIRQISATEGKALQSEDINFDVSFLFGGQIMGGRMRLFMVYPAGNFIECTTDTPYLQIGEHKYGKPVLDRAISYDVDVYDALKIGLISMDSTMRSNLGVGMPIDVLVVRPDTGRADLNHRIEAGEPYFHDLRSRWSAALRAAHQNIPRPPYKGTTS
- a CDS encoding molybdopterin-binding protein, translated to MSEIVTAGILVIGDEILSGRTKDKNIGFIAEYLTNIGIDLKEVRVVPDEEQEIVDALNALRKRFDYVFTTGGIGPTHDDITADSVAKAFGVGINYHPDVVERFKKRFGADLNEARLRMARVPDGAALVESATIMAPGFWIGNVITMAGVPSIMQAMMDIVAPKLRSGPRMLSESVKANAREGDIGTPLREIQEAHPDTVIGSYPFLDEEKKPNTNLVVRSRDPEKLRAAMDAVQAMLATLKVAR